From Candidatus Limnocylindrales bacterium, the proteins below share one genomic window:
- a CDS encoding acyl-CoA dehydrogenase family protein: MDFDLTPEQQNLKQIAYDFAKKEIAPYVNQYDAEERFPMEIVKKAASLGFTGGVIPEKYGGAGLDYLSFTLIIEEIARVCQTMGAILSLPSGLAGSGILTYGTEEQKQKYLVPLARGECFAGTGVTEPHSGTDVAAMETTVVKKGDRYIINGRKAWISMLNEAAFFLTFATLDKKLKSKGICAFIVEKHWPGVSVKPEKNKVGFRPLSTGQLILEEVEVPAENLVGKEGEGFKVAMCAVENGRLGVAARAVGLTQACLDESVAYAQQRIVFDQPIGRFQLVQSMITDMVVGVESARYLTYRLAHLKDKGHARVRREASIAKMYATDVAMHAAEYAVQIHGAYGCSSEYNVGRYFRDAKFLQIVEGQNQLHRALIAEYALGYRRD, from the coding sequence ATGGACTTCGATCTTACGCCGGAGCAACAAAATCTGAAACAAATTGCCTATGATTTTGCTAAAAAGGAAATTGCGCCTTATGTGAACCAATATGATGCTGAAGAACGCTTTCCCATGGAGATTGTAAAAAAAGCGGCTTCTCTGGGGTTTACGGGAGGGGTAATCCCGGAGAAGTATGGAGGAGCCGGATTGGATTATCTTTCCTTTACCCTCATCATCGAAGAAATCGCCCGGGTTTGTCAAACCATGGGCGCAATCCTCTCTTTACCCAGTGGACTTGCGGGTTCCGGTATTCTTACCTATGGAACGGAAGAACAGAAGCAAAAGTATTTGGTTCCATTGGCTCGAGGGGAATGTTTTGCCGGAACCGGGGTTACAGAACCCCATTCTGGGACCGATGTGGCCGCTATGGAAACTACCGTGGTCAAGAAAGGGGATCGTTATATCATCAACGGTCGTAAGGCCTGGATCAGCATGCTTAATGAAGCCGCGTTTTTTCTTACCTTTGCAACCCTGGATAAAAAGCTCAAGTCCAAGGGAATTTGTGCCTTTATTGTAGAAAAACACTGGCCCGGCGTCAGTGTAAAGCCGGAGAAGAACAAAGTAGGTTTCCGACCTCTTTCGACCGGTCAATTGATCTTAGAGGAGGTAGAGGTTCCGGCTGAAAACCTGGTGGGAAAAGAAGGTGAGGGCTTTAAAGTGGCCATGTGTGCCGTAGAAAATGGCCGTCTGGGAGTTGCTGCTCGCGCCGTGGGTTTAACTCAGGCCTGTCTGGACGAATCGGTGGCTTACGCCCAACAACGTATTGTCTTCGATCAACCCATCGGACGATTCCAACTGGTTCAATCCATGATTACGGATATGGTCGTAGGGGTCGAAAGCGCCCGATATCTGACCTATCGTTTAGCCCATTTGAAAGACAAAGGGCATGCCCGGGTTCGGCGGGAAGCATCCATTGCAAAAATGTACGCAACCGATGTGGCCATGCACGCTGCCGAATATGCCGTTCAAATTCACGGTGCTTATGGGTGTTCCTCTGAGTATAATGTGGGGAGATATTTCCGAGACGCCAAGTTCCTCCAGATCGTAGAAGGTCAAAACCAACTCCACAGGGCTTTGATTGCGGAATACGCCCTGGGATACCGACGGGATTAA
- a CDS encoding acetate--CoA ligase family protein, with protein sequence MVGKDRAKQIIDLALSQSRKVLTEVESKEILEGYGVSIPQQVFVPYSTEKLPVKLLQAVEEIGFPAVLKIVSPHILHKTEVQGVKLGITSLQELQAAYQEILVNAQTFAPQAEIQGVLIQEMISQGREVLIGVRRDPVFGPFILFGLGGIWVEIFQDTTLRASPLSREEAWTMIGEIRGSPLLKGYRGEPPLDLESLVETLLKVSRLVEDLEEIQEMDLNPVLVRESGKGSLALDARIILSRPRWTGDKAWTWVSRDSGQKALDALLNPRSIAVIGASRNPGSLGERLFTNLLQHEFQGRLYPVNPKETHLQGLPCYPSIREVPEPVDLACLVVPAGAIPGILQECGEKGVKSAIVYASGYAEAGDSGEALQRNLLEAARIAGIRFCGPNAMGIVNTAAHVFANFSMAMQTDSIPPGEIAFITQSGALGGSLLSRLLEQGVGFSYFIASGNEADLETADYLEYLTQDSHTRTIVLFLEGVQDGPKFQRAGRKALEAGKPVVVFKNGRTELGGMAVKSHTGVLAGNDRVYEAIFKKLGMIRVYQVMDLFDIALALTWQPLPQGKRIGIVSTSGGACSLMADACIEAGLEVPQLSEEVVSKIQQIIPPFGSAQNPVDVTAQVLAHPNLYQQTLQAVLEDPHIDGIIVLLTTLREPIASELACGIVEAVRQNREKPILVVWTIAKSLAQQGIAHLMNHRIPVYSVPETGVKAMKALVQYKQFVK encoded by the coding sequence TTGGTCGGAAAAGACAGAGCGAAACAAATTATAGACCTGGCGCTGAGCCAGAGTCGAAAAGTTCTTACAGAAGTAGAATCAAAGGAAATCTTGGAGGGATATGGAGTTTCTATTCCCCAGCAGGTATTTGTTCCTTATTCAACAGAAAAGTTACCGGTTAAGCTTTTACAGGCTGTTGAGGAAATAGGATTCCCGGCGGTTCTGAAAATTGTCTCTCCCCATATCCTTCACAAAACGGAGGTACAGGGGGTTAAATTAGGGATTACTTCTCTCCAGGAGCTACAGGCAGCTTACCAGGAGATCCTGGTTAATGCCCAGACATTTGCCCCACAGGCTGAAATTCAAGGGGTCCTGATCCAAGAGATGATTTCTCAGGGTCGAGAAGTGCTTATCGGAGTCAGACGGGATCCGGTTTTTGGTCCTTTTATCCTTTTCGGCCTGGGGGGTATTTGGGTTGAGATCTTCCAGGATACTACCCTGCGGGCTTCTCCCCTTTCACGGGAAGAAGCCTGGACCATGATCGGTGAAATTAGAGGAAGTCCTCTTTTAAAAGGTTACCGGGGGGAACCTCCTTTGGATCTAGAGTCCCTGGTGGAAACCCTTTTAAAAGTCTCCCGTTTGGTCGAAGATCTGGAAGAGATTCAAGAGATGGATCTTAATCCGGTTCTGGTTCGGGAATCCGGAAAGGGTTCTCTGGCTCTTGATGCCAGAATTATTTTAAGCAGGCCCCGGTGGACAGGTGATAAGGCATGGACCTGGGTTTCAAGAGATAGTGGACAGAAGGCCTTAGACGCGTTATTAAATCCCCGATCCATTGCCGTAATTGGAGCTTCCAGGAACCCTGGAAGTTTAGGAGAGCGACTTTTCACGAATCTCCTCCAACATGAGTTTCAAGGTAGACTTTATCCGGTAAATCCCAAGGAAACCCATTTACAGGGACTACCCTGCTATCCCTCTATTCGGGAAGTCCCTGAGCCGGTAGATTTAGCCTGTTTGGTGGTTCCTGCCGGGGCTATTCCGGGTATTCTCCAGGAATGCGGGGAAAAAGGGGTTAAGTCGGCTATTGTGTATGCTTCCGGTTATGCCGAAGCGGGAGACTCCGGTGAAGCTCTCCAGAGGAATCTGCTTGAAGCAGCTAGGATCGCCGGGATTCGGTTTTGTGGTCCTAACGCCATGGGGATCGTGAATACGGCAGCTCATGTTTTTGCCAATTTCAGTATGGCCATGCAAACGGATTCGATTCCACCCGGAGAGATTGCCTTTATTACTCAAAGTGGCGCCTTGGGTGGATCCCTGTTAAGTCGCCTTTTGGAGCAGGGAGTTGGGTTTAGTTACTTTATTGCTTCCGGTAATGAAGCCGATCTGGAAACCGCGGACTATTTAGAATACCTGACCCAAGATTCCCATACCCGAACCATCGTCCTCTTCCTGGAAGGGGTTCAAGATGGGCCCAAATTCCAGCGAGCCGGAAGAAAGGCTTTAGAAGCAGGAAAACCGGTCGTCGTGTTTAAGAACGGTCGTACAGAACTGGGCGGGATGGCCGTGAAATCTCACACGGGAGTTTTAGCAGGAAATGACCGGGTCTACGAAGCTATCTTCAAAAAGTTGGGAATGATCCGGGTTTATCAGGTAATGGATCTTTTTGATATAGCCCTGGCTTTGACCTGGCAACCCCTCCCTCAAGGAAAACGCATTGGAATTGTTTCCACTTCTGGTGGCGCCTGTAGTCTTATGGCAGATGCCTGTATCGAAGCCGGCTTAGAAGTACCTCAACTTTCCGAAGAAGTGGTAAGTAAAATTCAACAGATTATTCCTCCTTTTGGTTCTGCTCAAAACCCCGTCGATGTGACAGCCCAGGTTCTGGCTCATCCAAACCTCTATCAACAAACCCTCCAGGCAGTCTTGGAAGATCCCCATATCGATGGGATTATCGTCCTGTTGACCACCCTGCGAGAGCCTATTGCCTCTGAATTGGCCTGTGGAATTGTAGAAGCTGTCCGACAAAATAGAGAAAAACCCATCCTGGTCGTATGGACTATCGCCAAGTCCTTAGCCCAACAGGGTATCGCGCATCTCATGAATCACCGGATCCCAGTATACTCGGTCCCGGAAACAGGCGTCAAGGCTATGAAAGCCCTCGTGCAGTATAAACAGTTTGTTAAATAA